Genomic segment of Sphingopyxis sp. QXT-31:
CGCGCTGCGCCTCGGGATCGCCCATCGCATGGCCGCCATATTTGATCACGAAGGTCTGGCCGGCGTAGCGCTGCAGATAGGGCAGGGCCTCGACGAGCGTCTCCGCCTTCGCGAGCAGGTCGGGCATGTGAGGAGTGGCGGGAACATTGGTCATGCGACGGGTCAATAGCTTCCTAAGTCGTTGAATACGATTCAAAACTTTTTCTTGAAATTTCTGCTACTTAATGCTATATAGAACTCGGTCTGAAACAGGGCTCAACCCTGAAGTAGGACTGACCCGGCGGGCGGCGAAAGCCGTCCGCCCTTTTCATAATTGTACAATTCCCAAATCGCTTGATCGACTTGCATGCCTATTCAGGACGGGCTTTAATCTCTCGAAATATCGATGGCCGCCCTTTCGGCGCACGAACGAATTTGGGGCGAAACGCTGCAACAAAAAATAGGCACAAACGTCCGCTATTTGAACAGGCAAGGAATCCTTGGAATCCTTGCCGTGCGGATCTTCGATGATTTTTCGAATGGGCATATTTCGAGATGCGCCGCCATAGGAACTGGGGATCGTATTATAAACGGACATCCGGCGAACTAGCCTGGTCAACTTGGAACCTGCCGTCGCGTCGGTTAAAACGAGACCATAGTCTTCGGAGAACTGCCCCGGAAAATTCGAGAAATGGAGAGTGTTTTCAAAGCGCTGAAACAAGACACCCCACGCTGTGTGGAACACGTCGTATCCGTCGGGTTTCCCTTG
This window contains:
- a CDS encoding DUF3800 domain-containing protein, with the protein product MYLMYVDESGDTGLANSPTRYFALSGLVIHERDWREFLERLLAFRRTLKSVYGLGVRTELHASEFMRSPVDGLSKIDRLAVLRNTLDEIAKLPNLSITNVIVDKQGKPDGYDVFHTAWGVLFQRFENTLHFSNFPGQFSEDYGLVLTDATAGSKLTRLVRRMSVYNTIPSSYGGASRNMPIRKIIEDPHGKDSKDSLPVQIADVCAYFLLQRFAPNSFVRRKGGHRYFERLKPVLNRHASRSSDLGIVQL